In one Candidatus Nanopelagicales bacterium genomic region, the following are encoded:
- a CDS encoding shikimate dehydrogenase: MTGNRRAAVLGHPIGHSLSPVLHRAAYRALGLDWTYEAIDVDRHELAGFVAGMDDSWAGLSLTAPLKQAIMPLLAATSAMADQVGAVNTVVVQPGETPRLIGHNTDVLGIVHALSEVTAGVAAARSDPRRALGSQRGLGIVGAGGTAAAALVAARVMAADRVVVAARRAEAARSLIDQVCGGWPTPPEVATWGDLYEALAQPVVICTLPGDAAASLAEQVPNDPGTLLDVTYHPWPTTLAAAWSDRGGTVIAGHRMLLWQAVAQVELMTGLPAPDEAMSEALSLALAPSD; encoded by the coding sequence GTGCTGCACCGTGCGGCCTACCGGGCCCTGGGGTTGGACTGGACATACGAGGCGATCGACGTCGACCGCCATGAACTCGCGGGTTTCGTGGCCGGCATGGACGACTCGTGGGCCGGACTGTCCCTCACCGCGCCCCTCAAACAGGCGATCATGCCCTTGCTGGCCGCTACCAGCGCGATGGCCGACCAGGTGGGGGCCGTCAACACCGTCGTCGTGCAGCCGGGGGAAACACCACGCCTCATCGGGCACAACACCGATGTCCTGGGCATCGTCCACGCACTGAGTGAGGTCACCGCCGGCGTGGCCGCGGCCCGCAGCGACCCGCGCCGGGCACTGGGATCGCAGCGCGGGCTCGGAATCGTCGGGGCGGGCGGGACCGCCGCCGCAGCGCTGGTGGCCGCACGTGTCATGGCGGCGGATCGAGTGGTCGTGGCCGCGCGGCGAGCAGAGGCAGCGCGGAGTCTCATCGATCAGGTGTGCGGCGGCTGGCCGACACCCCCCGAGGTGGCGACCTGGGGCGACCTGTATGAGGCGCTGGCGCAGCCGGTGGTGATCTGTACGCTGCCCGGTGATGCGGCTGCGAGTCTGGCGGAGCAAGTGCCGAACGATCCGGGGACTCTTCTCGACGTCACCTATCACCCGTGGCCCACCACCCTGGCGGCCGCTTGGTCGGACCGCGGGGGAACCGTGATCGCGGGGCATCGGATGCTGCTGTGGCAGGCGGTGGCCCAGGTGGAGTTGATGACAGGGTTACCGGCTCCCGACGAGGCGATGTCCGAGGCCCTCTCGCTGGCGTTGGCACCCAGCGACTGA
- a CDS encoding ATPase, T2SS/T4P/T4SS family translates to MAQLGEILLSQNIITAEQLQVAQEQQQRTGKMLGRILVDQGALTEPQLVSALATQIGLPFVDLSDTVIDGSAVGRLSGGVARRHHVLPLGIEDGHLVLAMADPANVVARDDVRSLTGMDIRVVVATRHDVDAAIERAYRADSDLDDLTSVIDSQEAEEDLDNLHAVVDDAPIVKFVNLLITQGIADGASDIHLEPNENDLLVRFRIDGVLHEMMRSPRNIHNGVVSRLKIMAEMNIAERRLPQDGRLSVSAHGKKVDLRVATLPTVWGETVVMRILDNSTARLNLSQLGFSPENYERYSQSFTKPYGMILVVGPTGSGKSTTLYATLNIINRPEVNIITVEDPVEYRLPGVSQIQTNQKAGLTFASALRSILRSDPDIVLIGEIRDHETARIAIEASLTGHLVLTTLHTNDAPSAATRLVEMGIEPFLVGSALDCVLAQRLARRLCSSCKEEYKPTPETLKAANFPWDPSGPVPKLFRARGCPKCANTGYRGRLALHEVMQMSETLERMAVERATTAEMTSAARAEGMQSLRLDGMAKVLGGVTSLDEVLRVVL, encoded by the coding sequence GTGGCCCAACTCGGAGAAATCCTGCTCTCGCAGAACATCATCACTGCCGAGCAGTTGCAGGTCGCCCAAGAACAGCAGCAGCGCACCGGCAAGATGCTCGGTCGGATCCTCGTCGATCAGGGCGCGCTCACCGAGCCGCAACTCGTCTCGGCCCTCGCGACTCAGATCGGGCTGCCCTTCGTCGATCTGAGTGACACCGTCATCGACGGTTCAGCCGTCGGTCGCCTGTCCGGGGGAGTTGCCCGCCGACACCACGTCCTGCCGCTGGGCATCGAAGACGGACACCTCGTGCTCGCCATGGCCGACCCCGCCAACGTGGTCGCACGCGACGATGTGCGGTCGTTGACCGGAATGGACATCCGCGTGGTCGTGGCCACCCGGCACGACGTCGATGCCGCGATCGAGCGGGCCTACCGCGCCGACTCCGACCTCGACGATCTCACGTCCGTCATCGACTCCCAAGAAGCCGAAGAGGATCTGGACAACCTCCATGCGGTGGTCGACGACGCCCCCATCGTCAAGTTCGTGAACCTGCTGATCACGCAGGGCATCGCGGACGGGGCCAGCGACATCCACCTGGAACCCAACGAGAATGATCTGCTCGTCCGGTTCCGGATCGACGGAGTCCTGCACGAGATGATGCGTTCGCCGCGCAACATCCACAACGGCGTGGTCAGCCGACTGAAGATCATGGCCGAGATGAACATCGCGGAGCGCCGCCTGCCCCAAGACGGTCGGCTGTCGGTGTCCGCGCACGGCAAGAAGGTCGACCTGCGCGTCGCCACCCTGCCGACTGTGTGGGGCGAGACCGTCGTCATGCGGATCCTCGACAACTCAACCGCCCGGTTGAACCTGTCCCAACTGGGGTTCAGCCCCGAGAACTACGAGCGATACTCGCAGTCGTTCACCAAGCCGTACGGGATGATCCTCGTCGTCGGACCGACGGGCTCCGGCAAGTCCACGACGCTGTACGCGACTTTGAACATCATCAACCGGCCCGAGGTCAACATCATCACCGTCGAGGATCCGGTGGAGTACCGGCTGCCGGGTGTCTCCCAGATCCAGACCAACCAGAAAGCCGGCCTCACCTTCGCCTCGGCGCTGCGGTCGATCCTGCGCAGCGACCCCGACATCGTGCTGATCGGCGAGATCCGCGACCACGAGACCGCCCGGATCGCGATCGAGGCGTCGCTGACCGGACACCTCGTCCTGACGACTCTGCACACCAACGATGCCCCAAGCGCCGCCACCCGGTTGGTCGAGATGGGCATCGAGCCGTTCCTGGTCGGATCGGCGCTGGACTGTGTGCTCGCCCAGCGGTTGGCGCGGCGACTGTGCTCCAGCTGCAAGGAGGAGTACAAGCCGACGCCCGAGACCCTCAAGGCGGCCAACTTCCCGTGGGATCCGTCGGGACCGGTGCCCAAGTTGTTCCGGGCGCGTGGCTGCCCCAAATGCGCCAACACCGGATACCGGGGGCGGCTCGCGCTGCACGAAGTCATGCAGATGAGCGAGACCTTGGAGCGGATGGCGGTGGAACGTGCCACCACAGCCGAGATGACGTCCGCGGCCAGAGCCGAGGGAATGCAGTCACTGCGCCTCGACGGGATGGCCAAGGTGCTCGGGGGCGTGACGAGTCTGGACGAGGTACTGCGGGTGGTCTTGTGA
- a CDS encoding type IV pilus twitching motility protein PilT, producing MPPPTATQRPPVGLGRAAPAAPAQGSAEFAEPQVGEDAYKRASTEAQAEENDISLPEVLDTMIDRKASDLHLSVGSHPTIRVHGSLIQLEEYPLLDAGMIQRTMYGAITQTQRERFEEELELDFSYTLPDRGRFRVNMYKQKDAVGAAFRLIPFEIKSLEALGIPPAVREFATMPRGFVLVTGPTGSGKSTTLAALIDYANRTREEHIMTVEDPIEFLHEHKKCLVNQREVGTDTTSFNQALKHVLRQDPDIILVGEMRDLETISVALTAAETGHLVFATLHTQDAAQTIDRVIDVFPPHQQQQVRQQLAGALQGVVCQTLCKTLDGKGRVVATEVLVVTPAVRNLIREGKTHQIYSAMQAGQQHGMHTMDQHLAKLVREGRITYEAGIEKCHHLPDYNKLCGKG from the coding sequence ATGCCGCCCCCGACGGCTACCCAGAGACCACCCGTCGGGTTGGGGCGGGCCGCCCCAGCAGCGCCGGCCCAGGGATCCGCTGAGTTCGCCGAACCCCAGGTCGGGGAGGACGCCTACAAGCGCGCCAGCACGGAGGCACAGGCCGAGGAGAACGACATCTCGCTGCCTGAGGTCCTCGACACGATGATCGATCGCAAGGCATCCGACCTGCATCTCAGTGTCGGTTCCCATCCGACCATCCGGGTGCACGGCTCCTTGATTCAGTTGGAGGAGTACCCACTGCTCGACGCCGGAATGATCCAGCGCACCATGTACGGGGCGATCACCCAGACCCAGCGGGAGAGGTTCGAGGAGGAACTCGAACTCGACTTCTCGTACACGCTGCCCGATCGCGGCCGGTTCCGCGTGAACATGTACAAGCAGAAGGATGCCGTCGGTGCTGCCTTCCGGCTGATCCCGTTCGAGATCAAGTCCCTGGAGGCTCTGGGGATCCCGCCTGCCGTGCGGGAGTTCGCCACCATGCCCCGCGGTTTCGTGCTCGTGACCGGGCCGACGGGCTCCGGCAAGTCCACGACCCTCGCGGCGTTGATCGACTATGCGAACCGCACCCGCGAAGAGCACATCATGACTGTCGAGGATCCGATCGAGTTCCTCCACGAACACAAGAAGTGCCTGGTCAATCAGCGCGAGGTCGGCACGGACACCACGTCGTTCAACCAGGCACTCAAGCATGTGCTGCGGCAGGACCCGGACATCATCCTCGTCGGTGAGATGCGCGACCTGGAGACCATCTCGGTGGCTCTGACAGCAGCGGAGACCGGCCACCTGGTGTTCGCCACCCTGCACACCCAAGACGCCGCCCAGACCATCGACCGTGTCATCGACGTGTTCCCGCCCCACCAGCAACAGCAGGTCCGGCAGCAGTTGGCGGGCGCTTTGCAGGGAGTTGTGTGCCAGACCCTGTGCAAGACCCTCGACGGTAAGGGCCGTGTCGTGGCCACCGAGGTTCTGGTCGTGACGCCGGCAGTGCGCAACTTGATCCGGGAGGGCAAGACGCACCAGATCTACTCGGCGATGCAGGCCGGCCAGCAGCACGGCATGCACACCATGGACCAGCATCTGGCGAAACTCGTCCGCGAGGGTCGCATCACCTATGAAGCGGGCATCGAGAAGTGCCATCATCTTCCCGACTACAACAAGTTGTGCGGGAAGGGTTGA
- a CDS encoding type II secretion system F family protein — MASTATYEYQVRDHTGKIVKGKIDAESPAMVANKLTSMGYAPISIEESGKGLNRELKIPGLGEKVGLKDLAVMCRQFATMINSGLTLLRALSVLEEQTENKALAKVIGEVRSDVEVGNSLSSSLAKHDNVFPPLMINMVKAGEVGGFLDSTLLQIAANFEAEVKLRQKVKSAMTYPVVVFVMAILALVAMLLFIVPVFEGLFSELGGELPLPTRILVTLSAILKILMPFLIVFAIVAAVLWRKYKNNPRVRDVVDPAKLKTPIFGKLFQKIALSRFSRNLGSMIAAGVPILQALDIVADTSGNVVIARAVHEVKDSVRAGEPLARPLLQHPVFPPMVVQMMAVGEDTGSLDAMLAKISEFYDQEVEATTDALTSLIEPLMIAVVGGIVGAMIIALYLPIFKIFELIE, encoded by the coding sequence ATGGCCAGCACCGCCACGTACGAGTACCAGGTCCGGGATCACACCGGCAAGATCGTCAAGGGCAAGATCGACGCCGAGTCCCCGGCCATGGTGGCAAACAAGCTCACTTCCATGGGTTACGCCCCCATCTCGATCGAGGAATCCGGCAAGGGACTCAACCGCGAACTCAAGATCCCTGGCCTGGGGGAGAAGGTCGGGCTGAAGGACCTGGCGGTCATGTGCCGCCAGTTCGCGACCATGATCAACTCCGGACTGACTCTGCTGCGGGCGTTGAGCGTGCTGGAGGAACAGACCGAGAACAAGGCGCTGGCCAAGGTCATCGGCGAAGTGCGATCCGACGTCGAAGTCGGCAACTCGCTGTCGTCCTCACTGGCCAAACACGACAACGTGTTCCCGCCGTTGATGATCAACATGGTCAAGGCGGGCGAAGTCGGCGGATTCCTCGATTCCACGCTGCTGCAGATCGCCGCGAACTTCGAGGCCGAGGTCAAACTGCGCCAGAAGGTGAAGTCGGCGATGACCTACCCGGTCGTCGTCTTCGTCATGGCGATCTTGGCCCTCGTGGCCATGCTGCTGTTCATCGTGCCGGTGTTCGAGGGCCTGTTCTCCGAGTTGGGGGGGGAGTTGCCCCTTCCGACTCGAATCCTGGTCACACTCTCCGCGATCCTCAAGATCCTGATGCCGTTCCTCATCGTGTTTGCGATCGTGGCGGCAGTGCTTTGGCGCAAGTACAAGAACAATCCACGAGTGCGTGACGTTGTTGACCCTGCCAAGTTGAAGACACCTATCTTCGGGAAGTTGTTTCAGAAGATAGCTCTGAGCCGGTTCAGCAGGAACCTGGGCTCGATGATCGCTGCCGGCGTGCCCATCCTGCAAGCCCTGGACATCGTGGCCGACACCTCAGGCAACGTGGTCATTGCACGGGCAGTTCACGAGGTCAAGGATTCGGTGCGGGCAGGGGAGCCGTTGGCCCGTCCATTACTTCAGCATCCGGTCTTCCCACCGATGGTGGTGCAGATGATGGCCGTCGGCGAGGACACCGGTTCGCTCGACGCCATGCTGGCCAAGATCAGCGAGTTCTACGACCAAGAAGTGGAAGCGACTACTGACGCCCTCACCTCACTCATCGAACCGCTGATGATTGCGGTTGTCGGCGGAATCGTGGGCGCCATGATCATCGCCTTGTACTTGCCCATCTTCAAGATCTTCGAGTTGATCGAGTAA
- a CDS encoding phosphatidylinositol mannoside acyltransferase, which yields MSEAIAYYSFSSAWAILKRTPEKQARKIFSLAADRSWKRNTPGVQQYRKNLERVLPDGTSKQALEKITRDGVQSYARYWCEMFQMPTWSDERVLSIVVKDLDIVTRELQRPPAPVCVGPHSGNYDQAAAYVSLHYGAMCTVVERLKPYKLYDRFTKEREKYNMEVIPSGAPDALDTLITRAKAGTLVAFTGERDLSKRGIEVEFFGEKTRIPAGPALIAYEAKSKIIPASFYYNEDSKAACDVFDPIDIDFSLDKTAAVQKATQEWANQISVGIAENPQDWHMFQPLWLKDLKPRPRR from the coding sequence TTGTCCGAAGCGATCGCGTACTACTCGTTTTCTTCTGCCTGGGCCATTCTGAAGAGAACGCCGGAGAAGCAGGCGAGGAAGATATTCTCGCTTGCCGCCGACAGAAGCTGGAAGAGAAACACTCCGGGCGTGCAGCAATACCGCAAGAATCTGGAGCGAGTGCTGCCGGACGGCACTTCGAAACAAGCGCTGGAGAAGATAACCCGCGATGGCGTGCAGTCATATGCCCGTTATTGGTGCGAGATGTTCCAGATGCCGACCTGGTCCGACGAACGCGTCCTCAGCATAGTCGTCAAAGACCTCGACATCGTCACCCGGGAACTGCAGCGTCCCCCTGCGCCGGTCTGCGTGGGCCCGCATTCGGGCAACTATGACCAAGCCGCGGCATATGTGTCACTGCACTACGGTGCCATGTGCACCGTGGTCGAAAGGCTCAAGCCCTACAAGCTCTACGATCGCTTCACCAAAGAACGCGAGAAATACAACATGGAGGTCATCCCCTCCGGAGCTCCTGACGCGTTGGACACCCTTATCACGAGGGCAAAGGCAGGGACTCTCGTCGCGTTCACGGGGGAGCGGGACTTGTCCAAGAGGGGCATCGAGGTGGAGTTCTTCGGCGAGAAGACTCGAATACCTGCCGGACCAGCCCTCATCGCCTACGAGGCCAAGTCCAAGATCATTCCGGCTTCTTTCTACTACAACGAGGATTCGAAGGCCGCCTGTGACGTGTTCGATCCCATTGACATCGACTTCAGCCTGGATAAGACCGCCGCAGTACAGAAGGCGACCCAAGAATGGGCCAACCAGATCAGCGTTGGTATTGCCGAGAACCCACAGGACTGGCACATGTTCCAGCCACTGTGGCTGAAGGATCTCAAGCCCCGCCCGCGCCGCTAG
- a CDS encoding beta-eliminating lyase-related protein, which translates to MTAERGFASDNYAGVHPDVMAALEHVNVGHQPAYGDDETTAQLGSLMKAHFGDTAEVFPVFNGTGANVVALQAMARPWEAVVCAQSAHVNVDEGGAPEKVAGLKLWQIPTEDGKLTPDLLDTQAWGYGDVHRAQPTVLSVTQSTELGTLYSLSELTVLVAHARSLGMRVHLDGARIANAAAALDVPFRAFTTDIGVDAVSFGGTKNGAMGAEAIVVLDPEDVPGVPFLRKSAMQLASKMRFISAQLVALLTDDLWLRNARHSNAMAQRLYRAVADIPGVSVTREPRANSVFAVLPADVTERLQQRFRFYTWDPATGEVRWMCSWDTTEQDIDQFATAIRAEVGA; encoded by the coding sequence ATGACGGCCGAACGTGGCTTCGCCAGCGACAACTACGCCGGCGTTCATCCCGATGTCATGGCCGCCCTGGAGCACGTCAACGTCGGTCACCAGCCCGCGTACGGCGACGACGAGACCACCGCCCAACTCGGCTCACTGATGAAGGCGCACTTCGGTGACACCGCGGAGGTCTTCCCCGTCTTCAACGGCACCGGTGCGAACGTCGTTGCCTTGCAGGCCATGGCGCGACCGTGGGAGGCGGTCGTCTGCGCCCAGTCGGCGCATGTCAACGTCGACGAAGGCGGAGCTCCGGAGAAGGTCGCCGGACTGAAGTTGTGGCAGATCCCGACCGAGGACGGCAAACTCACGCCCGACCTGTTGGACACCCAGGCGTGGGGCTACGGCGATGTGCATCGCGCCCAACCCACCGTGCTGAGCGTCACGCAGTCGACGGAGTTGGGCACGCTGTACTCGCTCTCCGAGCTGACCGTGCTGGTGGCGCACGCCCGGTCCCTCGGCATGCGGGTGCATCTCGATGGGGCTCGTATCGCCAACGCCGCTGCCGCGCTCGACGTGCCGTTCCGGGCCTTCACCACGGATATCGGAGTCGACGCCGTGTCGTTCGGGGGCACGAAGAACGGCGCCATGGGCGCGGAGGCGATCGTCGTGCTCGATCCCGAGGACGTCCCCGGCGTCCCGTTCCTGCGCAAGTCGGCGATGCAGTTGGCCAGCAAGATGCGGTTCATCAGCGCCCAGTTGGTGGCCCTGCTGACCGATGACCTGTGGCTGCGCAACGCCCGCCATTCGAATGCCATGGCCCAGCGTCTGTACCGGGCCGTCGCCGATATCCCCGGAGTGAGCGTCACCCGCGAACCACGCGCGAACTCGGTGTTCGCCGTCCTGCCCGCGGATGTCACCGAAAGGCTTCAGCAACGCTTCCGCTTCTACACCTGGGATCCCGCCACGGGCGAGGTTCGATGGATGTGTTCGTGGGACACCACCGAACAGGACATCGACCAGTTCGCGACAGCCATCCGCGCCGAGGTAGGCGCTTGA
- a CDS encoding SDR family oxidoreductase, with protein MNDRPVAVVLGAGMGGRAVALSLAQRAHVVVVDRALDLAQAAVDPITAAGGSAEALVVDLTDLSAVAAFRDDLLERHGRVDAVIHLVGGWRGADTVDAQSIEQWNELFPGIVGTVQTTSVAFRETLATAPHGRYVMVTSTAVRKPSATNAAYASTKSAAESWVRSLGATFDGTDARAFIVAVMALVDQATRDANPDRAFKGYTDTTALATAIAGLLHDDSRGSDTYLDLTA; from the coding sequence ATGAACGACCGTCCCGTCGCAGTCGTGCTCGGCGCCGGAATGGGTGGCCGAGCCGTCGCCTTGTCGCTGGCCCAGCGAGCCCACGTCGTCGTGGTGGATCGCGCGCTGGACCTGGCCCAAGCAGCGGTCGACCCCATCACAGCCGCCGGTGGTTCAGCTGAGGCGCTGGTCGTCGACCTGACCGACCTGTCCGCCGTCGCAGCGTTCCGCGACGATCTGCTCGAACGTCATGGGCGAGTGGACGCAGTGATCCACCTGGTGGGTGGCTGGCGCGGCGCCGACACCGTCGACGCCCAGTCGATCGAGCAGTGGAACGAACTGTTCCCAGGCATCGTAGGGACAGTCCAGACCACGTCCGTGGCATTCCGGGAAACCCTGGCAACTGCGCCTCACGGCCGGTACGTGATGGTCACCAGCACTGCTGTGCGCAAGCCGTCGGCGACGAACGCTGCCTACGCGAGCACCAAGTCCGCGGCCGAGTCGTGGGTGCGCTCACTGGGTGCGACGTTCGACGGGACCGACGCACGCGCGTTCATCGTCGCCGTCATGGCCCTGGTGGATCAGGCCACGCGTGACGCCAACCCCGACCGTGCCTTCAAGGGCTACACCGACACCACAGCGCTCGCGACTGCCATCGCGGGCCTGCTCCACGATGACTCGCGGGGCAGCGACACCTACCTGGACCTCACCGCATGA